In Mangrovivirga cuniculi, the following proteins share a genomic window:
- a CDS encoding MBL fold metallo-hydrolase — protein MKIHHIRNATMVIESDNNYILIDPMLGPKGSLPPFSLFRSRPRKNPTIELPENAWEIINKTTHCLITHLHPDHLDNKGENFLRKNNIPVICSAGDLNTLKKKSFNITQIVDYHKTTPFLNGEITGIPAKHGYGFIARLMGNVMGFLIDLDNEPSVYLSSDTVYTTDVKRVLEEFRPGISVVAAGSAQFDLFQPLLMNKRELLKFTIDSPGQVIANHLESVNHCPTTRKELFQLYNNSGLSEKTWIPEDGEYRIYKV, from the coding sequence ATGAAGATCCATCACATTAGAAATGCAACAATGGTAATTGAATCTGACAACAATTACATTCTCATTGATCCGATGCTAGGCCCAAAAGGAAGCCTGCCTCCTTTCTCCTTATTCAGAAGCAGACCAAGAAAAAACCCAACTATCGAATTGCCGGAAAATGCCTGGGAAATAATAAATAAAACAACCCATTGCCTTATCACCCATCTACATCCTGACCATCTTGACAATAAGGGAGAAAATTTCCTTAGGAAAAATAACATTCCGGTCATTTGTAGTGCAGGAGACTTAAATACCTTAAAGAAAAAATCTTTCAATATTACTCAGATAGTTGACTATCATAAAACGACTCCCTTTTTAAATGGAGAAATAACAGGCATTCCTGCAAAGCATGGTTATGGATTTATTGCCCGTTTAATGGGTAATGTTATGGGATTCCTAATTGATTTAGATAATGAACCCTCAGTTTATCTGAGTTCAGACACTGTTTATACAACTGATGTTAAAAGAGTGCTGGAGGAATTTAGACCCGGGATCAGTGTTGTTGCAGCAGGATCTGCACAATTTGATCTTTTTCAACCACTGTTAATGAATAAAAGAGAATTATTAAAATTCACGATTGATTCACCTGGACAAGTGATCGCTAACCATCTGGAATCAGTAAATCATTGTCCGACTACCCGAAAAGAACTTTTTCAACTATATAATAACTCAGGATTGAGTGAAAAAACATGGATACCAGAAGATGGGGAGTACAGGATATATAAAGTTTGA
- a CDS encoding DUF2975 domain-containing protein has protein sequence MENNILKIALFTARLIRILFIVGLVVVFGMMIIYTIDSSVFEFENFRMVKESFTNRSPGQLEEKGVPVSEVPSMYIYLWSVKYICYYIVLFFIVTIAIKIIKSIKSLSTFKSENVQSFRKIGLLFILLMLISSFSILAINGEVSIKLDFDFNYLIWALISFVMAEVFSEGNKLMEENKLTI, from the coding sequence ATGGAAAATAACATCTTAAAAATTGCTCTTTTCACTGCCCGCTTAATACGCATATTATTTATAGTCGGATTAGTTGTGGTCTTCGGAATGATGATCATATATACGATTGATAGTTCAGTATTCGAATTTGAAAATTTCAGAATGGTCAAAGAATCATTCACCAACCGATCACCGGGTCAGCTGGAGGAAAAAGGAGTACCAGTATCAGAAGTTCCTTCGATGTATATTTATTTGTGGTCAGTAAAATATATTTGTTACTATATAGTCCTTTTCTTTATAGTGACAATTGCGATTAAAATTATTAAATCAATTAAAAGCCTTTCCACTTTCAAATCTGAAAATGTACAGTCATTTAGAAAAATAGGCCTTTTATTCATTTTATTGATGCTTATATCTTCATTTTCTATTTTAGCGATCAACGGGGAAGTTTCTATAAAACTTGACTTCGATTTCAATTATTTGATATGGGCCCTCATATCATTTGTAATGGCTGAAGTGTTTTCAGAGGGAAATAAATTAATGGAAGAAAATAAACTTACAATTTAA
- a CDS encoding helix-turn-helix domain-containing protein — MAIIINLDVIMAKRKIRSKELAKELGITEANLSILKTGKAKAIRFSTLESICEILDCQPGDILEYTNE; from the coding sequence ATGGCCATTATAATTAATCTTGACGTAATAATGGCTAAAAGAAAGATCCGTTCCAAAGAACTGGCAAAGGAACTCGGTATTACTGAAGCCAATTTATCTATACTAAAGACTGGTAAAGCAAAAGCAATCCGATTTTCAACCCTTGAATCTATTTGTGAAATATTAGATTGCCAGCCAGGTGACATTCTTGAATATACCAATGAATAA